A window from Urocitellus parryii isolate mUroPar1 chromosome 1, mUroPar1.hap1, whole genome shotgun sequence encodes these proteins:
- the LOC144253996 gene encoding small integral membrane protein 3-like, whose product MDAISQSPMEAVLPKHILEIWAIVLIILATIVIMTSLLLCPATAVIIYRMRTHPVLSGAV is encoded by the coding sequence ATGGATGCCATCAGCCAATCCCCCATGGAAGCTGTGCTTCCCAAGCACATCCTGGAGATCTGGGCCATTGTCctcatcatcctggccaccaTCGTCATCATGACCTCCTTGTTGCTGTGTCCAGCCACTGCCGTCATCATCTACCGCATGCGGACTCACCCAGTGCTCAGTGGGGCTGTTTGA